TTCCATTCAGGAAATAGTTCACAGGCAAGGCCATGCATGGTATCCGCGGCCGCGGGTCCTTTACGCCGGGTTTTATATTCAAGTCTATGAACCGGCTGTGACTTAACATGACCCAGTTTGTAAATATCCAGTTGCTCGATACAGGTATTGAGGAGACTGAATATATTTCGGCCTCCCAACACGCTGCTGTCATACAGCTTCTCGCTGATAATTTTTGAGAGACTATTCATCGCCTCTCGATCAAGGAGCGTATTTTCGAAGCAGTTCACAAGAATAGAGATATCGGGAAGGCGGATGCCGTAATTTTCATAGGTTTTGAGGCGAGCAAACATGTGCAGGGAACCGCGAATAAACTCACGTACGTCCGGTAAAATTGGTTTCACTATCCCCAGAACATTGCCTGTTGAAGACAAAACAGACAGCTCTGTCATTACCCCCGTAGCACCTTTGGAATCAACAATAACTGCGTCATAACGGGAAAAGAATGGATGCAGAAGTATATTTCTCAGACGCAACCGACCATCTGCCGCATGCAACATCGCTGTAGGTAGAAGCTCATCCGGATCATTGGAATAAAGCACCTCCAGATTATCAATCGCAGAGAGTGAAATGGCCTGCAGAGGGTCAGGAACCGTCTGCATCAGGAGTTCATAGAGACCAAACGGCGCTTCTTTTGTCAGGGGGAAAATACTGCTGGCTGTAGGCTGAGACCAGTCTGCATCAATAAGAAGGACCTTCAGCCCCGCATCGGCAAGGAAGCCCGCCAGATAAGCAGCGAAAGTGGATTTACCTTCACCACCTTTAGGAGAAATAACGGGTAAAATCTTTGTCTTCGGCATCCAAAAGTCAGGAGCGAAGTCAGCGGGAATCGATTTACCTTCACCGCCTTTAGGGGAAATAACGGGAAATGTTTTCATATTGCACACTCGTAAAAGTGTGCACAGGGTCAAAGTAACATTTTATTAACCTTGGCACGAGGATTGAAAATCCCCGTGTCCCTGGTTCGATTCCGAGTCCGGGCACCACTATTCATAAGGCCTCGCTGAAAAGTGGGGCTTTTTCCTTTTCTCGCTACGGTAGATTTCTGGACGTTGCAACACGTTATTTGTTTGCTGGATTTCTCGCCATTTTCGCAGATGTTCGTTACTTTTAGACACCTCAACATTCTCTGATGTACCTTTTCCTAACCTCACTGCTACGGTCTTTCTACGGTCCTCTACGGTTCCTTTCTCTCAAATCATTCATTATGAATAAGAAAGCACGGGGAAAACGGGGGAATTATCATTTCGCCTTAATCCGCTGGTCTTAACGTGATTTTGTCGCGGGGAATAAGGTGGGGAAATCCCCAATAGCAAGCGGGGAAACTTGGCAACATATACCCTCCACCAATCACATGGGGATCTTCACCAGTCAGTCCACCTGCAACAGCTCTTCTTTCCTTTTCATTTCTTACCGTTACCAGAATCCCCCGTCCTCCACGCCATCATAAAATGGTTTATCCGTAGTACTACTTGAGCTAAACGTATTGGACTGTTAAAGCTGAGTGTCCGCTGGGAGGGATATGCGGGCATTACTAGCAGCACTCTGTGTGAAACAACGGGGAGCAGTCACCGCTTCCCAACCCGTTATTTCATCGTGCCAAACTGTTTGTTCTTCAGTGCATATAGTCGGTCGAACTCAGCATAGGGCTCTCCCGTTTCAGCTGCGTGCCGGGTTTTAGCGTCCAGAAGGTCGGGCAAAGGGATTCCATGACTCAGTGAGTGGTAAAGATCATAACCACTGACACAGATAACACGCTTCCCTTTACCAAAAGCCGTCAGACCTTCAGGCGTAAACCCCATCCAGCTGATAAAAACGCCGCGTGTCCAGGTTGCCTTGGTACTGAGCTTTCCTTCAAATACATGGAGATCGGCAGCCGACGTTCTTTTCTGATGCCACTTTGCCTCCATCAGGTAAAATTCATCATTCAGTCGGAAACTTCCGTCAATCTGTTCGCCTGTGTTTCGGAAAGACGAACGGGGAGCGAGCTTAAAGATACTGAACAGTTCAGCAAGCCAGGCTTCAAACCGAAAACCACGTGGATGTGGCGGCAGAGATTTCATCTCGTTCATTTCAGCGATAAGTGAAGGCCAGTCAACACCATGCCATGCCTGAACAGGCTTTACGCCTTTGGCTTCATCGGTGCCAGCGTTTTCTAAGCGGGAAATCAGTGCAAGATAGTCATTACGGCTTTGTTCAGCCTGTTCAGGCATGGATTCCGTTTTATACTGCCAGAGAGCGCCAAGAACCCGCAGAGCGGTCTCACGATCAGCCTGTTTCAGCAAGCATCTAACTCGTTTGGCCTTTGACGTCCCCTCTTCCTGATAACGTTCATCATCAATATCAATGTTTAGTTCTTCATCAAAAAAAGCAGACAAGGTGCGGTTAGAGAAATCAAGTATCCAGCCAGGAGCGCTCTCAAACACGAGATTAAACAGCCTCAAATCCTGCATTTTCAGTTTCACGCCTACCTCCTTTTTTTCACAGTATAACGGGATGAAAGTGAAGGAGGAAATGAGTCAGCACCTGTACACCAGCATTAGCGTGTCCCGCTGTTGGCAGAACGCGGCCAAACTAACTGAGCAGAAGGTCCGCTGTGAGCGAGAAGCGGAAATTTGCTGCGGCCAGATGACTAGCGAAGTCGCCTTGAAACACTATTCAGATTTCATTCATGTTAGTGTATTGTTAAATTCAACAGGTGACTATCTGTATTGGAAGTAGAAAATGCATCAGAAATACGTCTTCGTTAACACTGTTCCACCTGCAGAAGATTTCTGCCGTTTACGTGTCATATCTGGCTTAACACCTCGTCCTCTGGACGGCGCGAAACGTGCACTTCCTGGAAGCTGTTACGGGGTTCATATAGAGTATGCAGGGCTTATCGTCGGGATGGGGCGAATCATCGGCGATGGTGCCCTGAACTTTGAGATTGTCGATATTGCTGTTGACCCGGAGCATCAAGGAAACGGTCTCGGGCGAAAGATTATGCAGAATTTAATGTCTTGGTTTGAAAAGCATGTGTCATCGGGTGCCTATATTACCCTCGTAGCCGACGTCCCCGAACTGTATGAAAAATTCGGTTTTAAAAACGTTCGCCCGGCAAGCGAAGGAATGGCATTGATTTGGGTCGGTAATGATCAATCATCCCTATATTGATTAATATATTGAGCTGATAGCGACATCCGCTTCTGGCACATAGCCGCCCCACATACAGGCAACGCTACTGGTCCTTATGGCATGTAATTATACCCGACTGAAACACATATTATTTCTGTGAACTCTTCCCCAACGGCAATCTTTCCCCTTAAGACCAGAATCAGACCGTAAAGCCTGTTCTTTCTGCATTTCCCGTCTTAATTCATACCATGTGGCACCAGCATTCCCTTAGCCACACCAGAAAATCAACTCAACCATAAAAAGCGCCGTGCCGGGGATGGGTCAACCCTGACGTTCTTTACACCAGTCACAGGAGCTAATATGTCCAGTCCGAAACGTTTCCGTTTTACCAGTCAGCTCATTAAATCCCTTCCCCCAAACTCATCAGATTCACGCAGTACCGATGCCGAATACAGCGATACCGAGATTTCGGGTCTGAAGTGTCTGGTCAGCAAAGGTGAAGGACGTAAAAAATTCTTGCTCCGCTACCTCTATCATGGACGAAAACGCGCCATCGCCATTGGCCACTGGCCTGAGGTCGATGTCACCTTAGCACGCAAGATTGCCATAGAGCATAAACGCTCGCTTGCCACCGGGACTGACCCTAAGCAGGAACGTGAAAACAAGAGACAAGAGATGACATTTGATGAACTCTTTAACCAGCATTATCTGGTTTGGGCAAAATCCGCGAAACGCAGTTGGGGCAAGGATGTTCAGCGCTACCGGGATCATATCCGCCCCGCCATTGGTCAGATGCTGCTGAGCGATATCACACCCAGCGCCGTTCTTCGGCTTCAGCAAACGCTAAGTATGTCACTGTCAGCAGCCACCTGTAACCGTGTCATCGTACTCATTAAAGCGGTGTTTACCTGGGCCGGGAGACAAAGCCTTACCTCTGTTCATCCGGCAAGGGTGGTACAGCTTCTCAGGGAAAACAACGCCCGGCAACGCTATTTCACCGAGGACGAAATTCGTCGTATTTTCCTCTCCGCCGATAAAGATATCAGCCCCGTCGCTGCCCGCTATGTCAAACTGTTGCTGCTCACCGGGCTTCGGCGCGATGAACTACGTCTGGCAAAGTGGGAACACCTTGACCCGGTAAAACGCACCTTATGGCTACCCCAAACCAAGAATGGCTATGGGCGGATTGTTCATCTTAACTCACTGGCACTGGACGTTATCAGAACACTGCCAACGCAGCGGGGAAATCCATGGTTGTTTATCGGCAAAAAGCAGGGAATGCCGCTGAATAATCCGGTTAAAGCCTTTCAACGGATCGTTCGTCGGGCGGGCATTTTTGACAAAGAGGTGTGTATTCATACCTGTCGCCATTCGGTTGCCGCACTGATCGTTTCCTACGGTGGAACACTGTATGACGTTCAGTCTCAGCTGGGGCATCGCAGCAGTCAGTCATCACAACGGTATGCGCATCTTCATCCTCAGCGCTTACAGAACACCAGCCAGCTACTGGCGGAAAGGATAACAGCTCAGCTACCGTCCTTGCGATAACAG
The sequence above is a segment of the Mixta intestinalis genome. Coding sequences within it:
- a CDS encoding restriction endonuclease yields the protein MKLKMQDLRLFNLVFESAPGWILDFSNRTLSAFFDEELNIDIDDERYQEEGTSKAKRVRCLLKQADRETALRVLGALWQYKTESMPEQAEQSRNDYLALISRLENAGTDEAKGVKPVQAWHGVDWPSLIAEMNEMKSLPPHPRGFRFEAWLAELFSIFKLAPRSSFRNTGEQIDGSFRLNDEFYLMEAKWHQKRTSAADLHVFEGKLSTKATWTRGVFISWMGFTPEGLTAFGKGKRVICVSGYDLYHSLSHGIPLPDLLDAKTRHAAETGEPYAEFDRLYALKNKQFGTMK
- a CDS encoding tyrosine-type recombinase/integrase, translated to MSSPKRFRFTSQLIKSLPPNSSDSRSTDAEYSDTEISGLKCLVSKGEGRKKFLLRYLYHGRKRAIAIGHWPEVDVTLARKIAIEHKRSLATGTDPKQERENKRQEMTFDELFNQHYLVWAKSAKRSWGKDVQRYRDHIRPAIGQMLLSDITPSAVLRLQQTLSMSLSAATCNRVIVLIKAVFTWAGRQSLTSVHPARVVQLLRENNARQRYFTEDEIRRIFLSADKDISPVAARYVKLLLLTGLRRDELRLAKWEHLDPVKRTLWLPQTKNGYGRIVHLNSLALDVIRTLPTQRGNPWLFIGKKQGMPLNNPVKAFQRIVRRAGIFDKEVCIHTCRHSVAALIVSYGGTLYDVQSQLGHRSSQSSQRYAHLHPQRLQNTSQLLAERITAQLPSLR
- a CDS encoding ParA family protein, yielding MPKTKILPVISPKGGEGKSTFAAYLAGFLADAGLKVLLIDADWSQPTASSIFPLTKEAPFGLYELLMQTVPDPLQAISLSAIDNLEVLYSNDPDELLPTAMLHAADGRLRLRNILLHPFFSRYDAVIVDSKGATGVMTELSVLSSTGNVLGIVKPILPDVREFIRGSLHMFARLKTYENYGIRLPDISILVNCFENTLLDREAMNSLSKIISEKLYDSSVLGGRNIFSLLNTCIEQLDIYKLGHVKSQPVHRLEYKTRRKGPAAADTMHGLACELFPEWKVLFDNVLPRRERV
- a CDS encoding GNAT family N-acetyltransferase codes for the protein MHQKYVFVNTVPPAEDFCRLRVISGLTPRPLDGAKRALPGSCYGVHIEYAGLIVGMGRIIGDGALNFEIVDIAVDPEHQGNGLGRKIMQNLMSWFEKHVSSGAYITLVADVPELYEKFGFKNVRPASEGMALIWVGNDQSSLY